A stretch of Hydractinia symbiolongicarpus strain clone_291-10 chromosome 9, HSymV2.1, whole genome shotgun sequence DNA encodes these proteins:
- the LOC130656498 gene encoding serum response factor-like — MQNIGLAEYTSAGETIVVQQKSQLLNRSDGHNVQQQQSQRSFTQPLIVDETKQYMDGLVPEDENDTDEEMKVSKLSELEEAKKRGKKTRGRVKIKMEFIQNKLRRYTTFSKRKTGIMKKAYELSTLTGTQVMLLVASETGHVYTFATRKLQPMITSESGKALIQTCLNSPDPSPANALQQTVQQAQVPIMNPPPVVHNPSPPIQVTLSGASEQRMSQTGYEEPDLQYANSEDELKIVQSSSSGASIQYVGQSAQSFPVTTFITPASQGQSSKQVPVTYAVQPVGGITTIFSPNGVSSNSSSPAVQLQASQITQQPPPRILSGQLQLHRIHPQNIILTGNSPSLQSNHIILNPSASPSSSLVVANADEKHKMNATTHQQDVITLVNSDLSSTQPLQMVYNPGSGVLYAPQSGAFKRSSNQHETNADVVSLQHTPVIQTASLQPETSTAIINRGEGSTLLIRDNDHGRTAK; from the exons ATGCAGAATATTGGTTTGGCAGAGTATACCAGTGCAGGCGAGACGATAGTAGTCCAACAAAAGAGTCAGTTGCTTAATCGAAGCGATGGACACAatgtacaacaacaacaaagccaAAGAAGCTTTACACAGCCCCTTATCGTGGATGAAACGAAGCAGTATATGGATGGCTTGGTACCTGAAGATGAAAATGATACTGACGAAGAAATGAAAGTTAGCAAGCTGTCTGAGTTGGAGGAAGCAAAGAAACGTGGTAAAAAAACAAGAGGAAgagtgaaaataaaaatggagtTTATCCAGAACAAATTGAGAAGATACACAACTTTTAGTAAAAGAAAAACAGGAATAATGAAGAag GCCTATGAATTAAGTACACTGACTGGGACGCAAGTTATGTTATTGGTTGCGTCTGAGACAGGACATGTGTATACATTTGCTACTCGGAAGCTGCAACCCATGATTACATCGGAAAGTGGGAAAGCTCTTATTCAAACCTGCTTGAACTCACCTGATCCGTCACCTGCAAATGCTTTGCAACAGACTGTCCAGCAAGCGCAAGTACCCATCATGAATCCACCACCCGTTGTACATAATCCATCGCCACCTATTCAAGTAACTCTGTCTGGTGCCAGTGAGCAAAGAATGTCACAAACAGGTTACGAAGAGCCCGATCTTCAATATGCGAATTCTGAAGACGAGTTAAag atTGTACAGTCATCTTCGTCAGGTGCGTCAATTCAATACGTGGGTCAATCGGCACAGTCCTTCCCCGTAACAACTTTTATTACCCCAGCTTCACAAGGCCAGTCCTCAAAACAAGTACCGGTTACGTACGCAGTTCAGCCTGTAGGTGGTATCACGACTATATTTTCTCCCAATGGGGTGTCGTCCAATTCATCTTCACCTGCTGTGCAATTGCAAGCATCACAGATTACACAACAGCCACCACCAAGA ATCCTTTCTGGTCAACTGCAATTGCATCGTATTCACCCTCAAAACATTATTCTGACCGGCAACTCGCCAAGTTTGCAATCCAACCATATCATTCTAAATCCATCGGCAAGCCCGTCGTCCTCTCTTGTTGTCGCTAACGCGGatgaaaaacataaaatgaaTGCTACAACGCATCAGCAAGACGTCATAACGCTTGTTAATTCCGACCTGTCGAGCACTCAACCTCTCCAAATGGTTTATAATCCAGGCAGTGGCGTATTATACGCCCCGCAGTCGGGCGCTTTTAAACGCAGTAGTAATCAACACGAAACTAACGCAGATGTTGTATCCCTGCAGCATACACCTGTTATACAAACCGCTAGCCTGCAGCCGGAGACTTCTACAGCGATTATCAACAGGGGTGAAGGAAGTACCCTGTTGATTCGTGATAATGATCATGGCAGAACAGCGAAGTGA
- the LOC130656501 gene encoding adipocyte plasma membrane-associated protein-like isoform X2, with the protein MGLITFFVEVNSVWKNDPLPYFDGVMTPNTKLQEITKIGRAKLNGPESIQVDRDGNIYTGLHDGRIVKIAKSGEIIELARTGERLPNCGETEVEHRCGRPLGLQFDQNQENLIICDGYLGLMKLNIETSQLTTLIPASVGVHDTPFKFLNHLAVASDGKVYFTDSSWRWGRRDFPYLILEGGGQGRLLSYDLNTDESEVLLSGLFFSNGVALSPDEDFVLISETTASRIMRYFIKGSRKGIYDVFSDNLPGLPDNIRPCNEGGYWVALPSIRKWPFSFLDIVGPYPRLKSVISKIMPKSSFAGLIKSYGLILKLDYYGDIIASYHDPDGSVISRISEVYEDSKERVLYLGSFQNDFLGKLRLERE; encoded by the exons ATGGGTCTTATAACCTTCTTTGTAGAGGTTAATTCTGTTTg GAAAAATGACCCACTTCCATATTTTGATGGCGTTATGACTCCAAACACCaagctacaagaaataacaaagaTTGGACGTGCAAAATTAAATGGTCCAGAATCTATCCAAGTTGATCGTGATG gtAATATATACACAGGTCTCCATGATGGCAGAATAGTTAAAATTGCTAAGTCTGGTGAAATTATTGAATTAGCAAGAACTGGTGAACGCTTGCCAAATTGTG GTGAAACCGAAGTGGAGCATAGGTGCGGTCGCCCTCTTGGATTGCAGTTTGATCAGAACCAAGAAAACCTGATAATTTGCGACGGGTATCTTGGCTTGATGAAATTAAATATAGAAACATCTCAACTAACTACCTTAATCCCAGCATCTGTTGGCGTGCATGACAccccatttaaatttttaaatcatttagcGGTGGCAAGCGATGGGaaagtatattttacagactccAGTTGGAGATGGGGTCGTAGAGATTTTCCTTATTTGATCCTGGAAGGTGGTGGACAGGGGCGTTTACTTTCGTATGATTTAAACACTGACGAATCTGAAGTGCTGTTAAGTGGGTTGTTCTTTTCGAACGGTGTTGCTTTGTCTCCCGATGaagattttgttttgatttcagaAACTACTGCAAGCCGTATTATGAG ATATTTTATTAAAGGTTCAAGAAAAGGTATTTATGATGTTTTCTCTGACAATCTGCCTGGTTTGCCCGACAACATACGCCCGTGCAATGAAGGGGGCTATTGGGTTGCTTTGCCTTCTATTCGAAAATGGCCGTTCTCTTTTCTGGACATCGTTGGACCATATCCAAGGCTGAAGTCCGTTATCTCTAAG ATAATGCCAAAAAGCAGTTTCGCTGGTTTGATCAAATCATACGGTTTAATATTAAAGCTTGATTACTATGGAGATATAATTGCGAGTTATCACGACCCGGATGGAAGTGTGATTTCACGAATTAGTGAGGTTTATGAAGATTCGAAAGAACGTGTTCTCTATCTTGGATCctttcaaaacgattttcttGGGAAATTGAGACTAGAACGCGAATAG
- the LOC130656501 gene encoding adipocyte plasma membrane-associated protein-like isoform X1 gives MGLITFFVEVNSVCNIKMSEQNSKTRQRKAKNDGKGDLENPSSDGKDKKVVAPRSATIIILQVLAVILVVFTIYVIIVPSPIDPVIVKNDPLPYFDGVMTPNTKLQEITKIGRAKLNGPESIQVDRDGNIYTGLHDGRIVKIAKSGEIIELARTGERLPNCGETEVEHRCGRPLGLQFDQNQENLIICDGYLGLMKLNIETSQLTTLIPASVGVHDTPFKFLNHLAVASDGKVYFTDSSWRWGRRDFPYLILEGGGQGRLLSYDLNTDESEVLLSGLFFSNGVALSPDEDFVLISETTASRIMRYFIKGSRKGIYDVFSDNLPGLPDNIRPCNEGGYWVALPSIRKWPFSFLDIVGPYPRLKSVISKIMPKSSFAGLIKSYGLILKLDYYGDIIASYHDPDGSVISRISEVYEDSKERVLYLGSFQNDFLGKLRLERE, from the exons ATGGGTCTTATAACCTTCTTTGTAGAGGTTAATTCTGTTTg TAACATCAAAATGTCTGAGCAGAATAGCAAAACAAGacaaagaaaagcaaaaaacgACGGAAAGGGTGACTTAGAAAATCCATCAAGTGATGGAAAAGATAAAAAGGTAGTAGCACCTAG ATCTGCAACAATTATAATCTTACAAGTTCTCGCAGTTATTCTGGTTGTCTTCACAATTTATGTTATCATTGTACCAAGTCCAATTGATCCAGTCATTGT GAAAAATGACCCACTTCCATATTTTGATGGCGTTATGACTCCAAACACCaagctacaagaaataacaaagaTTGGACGTGCAAAATTAAATGGTCCAGAATCTATCCAAGTTGATCGTGATG gtAATATATACACAGGTCTCCATGATGGCAGAATAGTTAAAATTGCTAAGTCTGGTGAAATTATTGAATTAGCAAGAACTGGTGAACGCTTGCCAAATTGTG GTGAAACCGAAGTGGAGCATAGGTGCGGTCGCCCTCTTGGATTGCAGTTTGATCAGAACCAAGAAAACCTGATAATTTGCGACGGGTATCTTGGCTTGATGAAATTAAATATAGAAACATCTCAACTAACTACCTTAATCCCAGCATCTGTTGGCGTGCATGACAccccatttaaatttttaaatcatttagcGGTGGCAAGCGATGGGaaagtatattttacagactccAGTTGGAGATGGGGTCGTAGAGATTTTCCTTATTTGATCCTGGAAGGTGGTGGACAGGGGCGTTTACTTTCGTATGATTTAAACACTGACGAATCTGAAGTGCTGTTAAGTGGGTTGTTCTTTTCGAACGGTGTTGCTTTGTCTCCCGATGaagattttgttttgatttcagaAACTACTGCAAGCCGTATTATGAG ATATTTTATTAAAGGTTCAAGAAAAGGTATTTATGATGTTTTCTCTGACAATCTGCCTGGTTTGCCCGACAACATACGCCCGTGCAATGAAGGGGGCTATTGGGTTGCTTTGCCTTCTATTCGAAAATGGCCGTTCTCTTTTCTGGACATCGTTGGACCATATCCAAGGCTGAAGTCCGTTATCTCTAAG ATAATGCCAAAAAGCAGTTTCGCTGGTTTGATCAAATCATACGGTTTAATATTAAAGCTTGATTACTATGGAGATATAATTGCGAGTTATCACGACCCGGATGGAAGTGTGATTTCACGAATTAGTGAGGTTTATGAAGATTCGAAAGAACGTGTTCTCTATCTTGGATCctttcaaaacgattttcttGGGAAATTGAGACTAGAACGCGAATAG
- the LOC130656501 gene encoding adipocyte plasma membrane-associated protein-like isoform X3, which produces MPWKNDPLPYFDGVMTPNTKLQEITKIGRAKLNGPESIQVDRDGNIYTGLHDGRIVKIAKSGEIIELARTGERLPNCGETEVEHRCGRPLGLQFDQNQENLIICDGYLGLMKLNIETSQLTTLIPASVGVHDTPFKFLNHLAVASDGKVYFTDSSWRWGRRDFPYLILEGGGQGRLLSYDLNTDESEVLLSGLFFSNGVALSPDEDFVLISETTASRIMRYFIKGSRKGIYDVFSDNLPGLPDNIRPCNEGGYWVALPSIRKWPFSFLDIVGPYPRLKSVISKIMPKSSFAGLIKSYGLILKLDYYGDIIASYHDPDGSVISRISEVYEDSKERVLYLGSFQNDFLGKLRLERE; this is translated from the exons ATGCCCTG GAAAAATGACCCACTTCCATATTTTGATGGCGTTATGACTCCAAACACCaagctacaagaaataacaaagaTTGGACGTGCAAAATTAAATGGTCCAGAATCTATCCAAGTTGATCGTGATG gtAATATATACACAGGTCTCCATGATGGCAGAATAGTTAAAATTGCTAAGTCTGGTGAAATTATTGAATTAGCAAGAACTGGTGAACGCTTGCCAAATTGTG GTGAAACCGAAGTGGAGCATAGGTGCGGTCGCCCTCTTGGATTGCAGTTTGATCAGAACCAAGAAAACCTGATAATTTGCGACGGGTATCTTGGCTTGATGAAATTAAATATAGAAACATCTCAACTAACTACCTTAATCCCAGCATCTGTTGGCGTGCATGACAccccatttaaatttttaaatcatttagcGGTGGCAAGCGATGGGaaagtatattttacagactccAGTTGGAGATGGGGTCGTAGAGATTTTCCTTATTTGATCCTGGAAGGTGGTGGACAGGGGCGTTTACTTTCGTATGATTTAAACACTGACGAATCTGAAGTGCTGTTAAGTGGGTTGTTCTTTTCGAACGGTGTTGCTTTGTCTCCCGATGaagattttgttttgatttcagaAACTACTGCAAGCCGTATTATGAG ATATTTTATTAAAGGTTCAAGAAAAGGTATTTATGATGTTTTCTCTGACAATCTGCCTGGTTTGCCCGACAACATACGCCCGTGCAATGAAGGGGGCTATTGGGTTGCTTTGCCTTCTATTCGAAAATGGCCGTTCTCTTTTCTGGACATCGTTGGACCATATCCAAGGCTGAAGTCCGTTATCTCTAAG ATAATGCCAAAAAGCAGTTTCGCTGGTTTGATCAAATCATACGGTTTAATATTAAAGCTTGATTACTATGGAGATATAATTGCGAGTTATCACGACCCGGATGGAAGTGTGATTTCACGAATTAGTGAGGTTTATGAAGATTCGAAAGAACGTGTTCTCTATCTTGGATCctttcaaaacgattttcttGGGAAATTGAGACTAGAACGCGAATAG